The DNA sequence AACCCAAACATTTTGGCCAAATCCAGAAATATTTGAAACAGTTGATTTTGATTTTGATACGTTACGCCAACGTTTCCATCAGATGGCATTCTTAAACAAGAGCCTGAAGATTACCCTTGTTGATGAACGTGAAACAGCAGTGGTTGAGGGCGATGAAGTTACCGGGGAAGATAACGACGTCGAAAAGAAGCACACTTCTGTCACCTACCGTTACGATAACGGCCTTCACGATTACGTTACTTACCTGATCAAAACTAAGAAGGCTGAGCCAGTACACGCCGAACCTATCTATTTCGAAGCTGAAGATACCGAGCGGGTAATCTCCGTCGAAGTAGCAATGCAATGGACTAACGGATACTCGGAATCGCTACACACCTTCGCCAATACGATTAACACCACTGAAGGTGGAACTCACGAAGAAGGCTTCCGCACTGCACTGACCTCAGTCATCAACAAGTATGCGCGCGATAAGAACATTCTTAAAGAAAAAGACGCCAACTTGACTGGTGATGACATCCGTGAAGGGCTCACAGCCGTTATCTCCATTAAACTCGGTGAACCACAGTTCGAAGGTCAAACAAAAACCAAGCTGGGAAACACTGAAGCACGAACCTTCGTCCAGCAGACAACATACGCCCAGCTCACTGACTGGCTCGACATGCATCCTAATGAAGGCAAAGAAATTATTCGCAAAGCCCTTCAAGCACAAAGCGCTCGCCTTGCAGCCCGTAAAGCACGTGAAGCTACCCGGCGTAAGTCCGTCCTTGAATCAGCTGCGATGCCTGGAAAACTTAAGGACTGCACATCGAATAATCCAGAAGAGTGCGAAATCTTCATCGTCGAGGGTGATTCCGCAGGTGGTTCGGCAGTCAACGGACGCGATCCGAACCATCAGGCAATTATGCCGATCCGTGGAAAGATCCTCAACGTTGAAAAAGCTCGCCTCGATCGGGCGCTGTCTTCCGAATCAATCCAAAGCCTTATTACCGCATTTGGTACTGGTGTTGGTGAAGAATTCGATATTAACAAACTGCGCTATCACAAGATCGTCTTCATGGCCGATGCGGACGTGGACGGTCAGCATATCGCTACGTTGCTCTTGACCATGGTGTACCGCTACATGCGGCCACTCATTGAACATGGCTATATTTACCTTGCTATGCCACCGCTTTATCGCATCAAATGGACAAACGCCGATCATGAATACGTTTTCTCCGATAAAGAACGCGATATCAGACTCGAAGAAGGCCTTGCCGCTGGCAAGCGTTTACCTAAAGCTGAAGGCCAAGGAATTCAGCGATACAAAGGTCTTGGTGAAATGAACGATTCAGAGCTTTGGGACACCACCATGAACCCAGAAACTCGCACCCTCAAACGAGTCAGCATTGGCGAAGCAGCCGCAACAGACGAATCTTTCTCCATCCTCATGGGTGAAGACGTGGCCTCACGCCGGTCCTTCATCCAACGCAATGCCCACGACGTCCGCTTCCTCGACATTTAAGAATGGCTGGTTAAGAACAACCCATGACTGAAGAAATAGCAGAATACAACCACGGTCTCATCAAGGACGTCGATCTCCAACGGGAAATGGAAACGTCCTATCTGGACTATGCCATGTCCGTTATCGTCGGCCGTGCACTTCCAGACGTTCGTGACGGTATGAAACCTGTTCACCGACGCGTTATCTACGCTATGTGGGATGGCGGTTACCGGCCAGATTCCTCGTTTTCCAAGTCGGTGAAAATCGTTGGTGATGTGATGGGTAATTTCCACCCACACGGTGATGCCGCGATTTACGAAACTATGGTTCGTATGGTTCAGCCATGGAACCTGCGCTACCCACTGGTTGCTGGCCAAGGAAACTTCGGTACTGCCGGTGATCTTGGCGCCGCAGCTCCGCGTTACACCGAAGCCCGAATGGCACAACTTGCCGTTGAGATGGTCCGTGATATTAACGAAGATACCGTCGATTTCATCCCAAACTTTGATGGCTCTGTTCAAGAACCAACCGTGCTTACCGCCCGTTTCCCAAATCTCCTTGTGAACGGATCAGAGGGTATCGCAGTCGGTATGGCTACCCGTATTCCGCCACACAATTTACGTGAAGTAGCCGAAGGTGTTCAATGGTTCCTCGATCATCCAGAAGCGACCCGCGAAGAACTCCTCGAAGCTCTTATTGAACGAATCAAAGGTCCAGATTTCCCTACCGGGGCAACAATTCTTGGATCTAAAGGCATCGAATCGATGTACCGGACTGGTAACGGTTCAATCACCCAGCGTGCCGTTGTTGAGGTTGATGAAATCAATGGCCGTCAATCTCTTGTTATCACCGATCTGCCATACCAAGTCAACCCAGACCGCTTGTTGGACAAGATGGTTGAAGGTATTAAAGACGGTCGCCTGCCAGGTATCGCCGATATTCGAGATGAAACATCTGGGCGTGCCGGCCAACGCATCGTCGTTGTACTCAAGAAGGACGCCGTCGCTAAGGTTGTGCTCAACAACTTGTATAAGCACACGCAGATGCAAAACAACTTCCCGGCAAATATGTTGGCGTTGGTTGACGGTGTGCCGCGTACTCTTTCACTCGATGGCTTCGTACGTCACTGGGTTGATCATCAGATTGAAGTGATCCGCCGCCGTACCGAATTCCGCTTGCGGAAAGTTCTTGAGCGATTGATGATTTTGGAGGGCCTGGTTAAGGCTCTTGATGCGCTCGACGAAGTAATTGCGTTGATTCGTCGCTCACCAACTGTGGATGAGGCCCGCGAAGGCCTTATGACACTCTTGGATATTAACGAGATTCAAGCAGATCATATTCTCGCTATGCAGTTGCGCCGCCTAGCTGCTCTCGAACGTCAAAAGATTCTCGACGAGCGTGACGAAAAGATGGCAATGCGTGACGACTATCAAGATATTTTGGCTAAGCCAGAACGTCAACGCACTATCGTATCGGACGAACTCGGGGAAATTGTTGCCAAGTTCGGTGATGAACGCCGTACTAAGATCCTCCCATTTGACGGCGAAATGTCCGATGAGGATTTGATTCCAGAAGACGACGTGGTCATCACCATTACCCGCTCTGGTTTCGTCAAGCGCACCAAGGTTAGTGAATACCGCGCCCAACATCGTGGTGGTAAAGGAATCAAGGGAACTTCGTTGCGAGAAGACGATATCGTTGAACATTTCGGTATCACCTCCACCCACGACTGGCAACTATTCTTTACTAACCAGGGCCGGGTGTACCGCATCAAGGGTTACGATTTACCAGAAGGCGCTCGCGATGCTAAGGGACAACATATCGCCAACATGCTGGCATTCCAGCCAGGTGAATCGATTGCCTCGATGGTGTCGATCCGCAGCTATGACCAAGCAGATTACCTTGTGCTCGCTACGGAAGACGGTCTGGTGAAGAAGACCCGTTTGAGTGATTATGATTCGGCACGTACTGGCGGTTTGATTGCCGTTAAGCTACGTGAGCGCGAAGATGGAACCACTGATCGTTTGGTGGCTGCTCGTCTCTTAAATGAGGGCGACGACGTCATCCTCGTCTCACGCGGCGGACAGTCCTTGCGTTTCACGGCCGACGACGAAACCTTACGTCCGATGGGTCGTGCAACATCTGGTGTAACCGGTATGAAGTTCCGCGGTGATGATTGCTTGCTCGCAATGGATGTTGTTGACGAAGGCGCGGAAGTCTTCGTCGTCACTGAAGGTGGCTTTGCTAAGCGTACTGATATTGAACAGTATCGTGTTCAAGGACGTGCGGGTCTTGGTATCAAGGTTGCTAATGTGGTTGAGTCGCGTGGTGACCTCGTCGGAGCGCTTATCACTCATCCAGGTGATGAAGTGATGGTCATTATGGAATCTGGCAAGGTTGTGCGTTCTGCAGTCGAGGAAGTATCGCTGACTGGACGTAACACTCAAGGCGTTAAGTTTGCTACCCCGGATAAGGGTGACAAGATCATCTCCATCGCGCTCAATATGGAAAAAGACGAAGAAGATGAGGATGCGGACGATATCACCGTCGTCGAACCGGAATCTGCTACGGAAGATGACGCACAAGCCGTTACCGAAGTAGAATAAGCCTAATCGTGAAATACTCACACCTGGTCAATGGAGAACAACATGACAACCACAACTGACGAATCGACCTCGCAGCCAACAATGGTGCAAGAAGTCGTACCACATGAAAAGCACGAAGTCGGTATTCGCCGGGTCAAAATGACAATTTCACGGGTTGATCCGTGGTCGGCGCTGAAACTGTCATTCTTAGTGTCGGTAGCAATCGGCGTTATGATCGTGATCGCAACCGCCGTATTGTGGTTTGTGCTCGATTCAATGCACGTGTGGTCCCAGGTTGATGGTCTACTTAAAACATTGAACTCTGAGGCGTTGTTACAACTCGGGCAATTCATGGAGTTTGGCCGTGTTATTTCATTCTCAGTAGTTGTTGGCGTCATTGAAATTGTTCTCATGACTGCTTTTGGGGCGCTTATGGCTTTGATCTATAACGTTGTTGCCATGCTTGTTGGCGGGTTACACGTTACCGTTACGGACGAATAATCCGAGTAGCTCTGATAGAAAATGTGATGTGCATTGCTTGGAGCCGTTGTGGTTTGATTCTGGACTTAAAATTGAGTTAATCTAATTCGGCACGAAGAAATGCATAAGGGCCTATAGCTCAGTCGGTTAGAGCGCTACACTGATAATGTAGAGGTCGATGGTTCGAGTCCATCTAGGCCCACGCTAACGTAAGAAGGAGGAGAAATGAAGAAGTTCGTTCTCGTCACTCTTGCAGTAGTTGGGGGATATGCATTATTCCTCAAAGCATCGGAAACGATGCAAACTCAGGCGATGTGGCAGTCAGTCACAGATCCTGTAGACTAGCTTCGAACAGTAAGTTAGAAACGGGGCTATGGCGCAGCTGGTAGCGCATCTGCTTTGCAAGCAGAGGGTCAGGGGTTCGAGTCCCCTTAGCTCCACAGATAAAATCCCGGTAGGAAACTTCCTACCGGGATTTTTGTTGTATTGATATTCTGCAAATATTGCTAAGGTTTGCTGTTCTTCATGTTGTCTTGATTCTGCTGAAAGCTAGTTTGGACTAATATCTGCTTTCAAGGATGGCGGAGATTGATATGGTAGCTATTAATAGTTTGTGACACTGATTTAATGGAGATGACTTCTTATGACTACCTCGATTGCGCCTTCTGCTTGGCCAGAACTCCGGATTGATGATTGGACTGATACCCGCGATACATTGCATATGTGGACGCAGATTGTTGGCAAGATACGTATGCAGTATGCGCCACTAGTTAATCATTGGTGGCAAGTGACATTGTATGTATCGCCGGTTGGCTTAACAACGTCCTCAATCCCATTCGCGGGAGACGTTTTTGATATCGAGTTTGATTTTATTAATCATGAGTTGAATTTCCGCCGCTCTAATGGGCTACATACGAAGTTTGCGTTGGAAGCGATGACGGTAGCTGATTTTTATGCAAAGGTGCAGCAGTCTATGGCGGACATTGAAGTGCCGATGGATATTAGTGTTCTCCCGAATGAG is a window from the Arcanobacterium buesumense genome containing:
- a CDS encoding DLW-39 family protein, which codes for MKKFVLVTLAVVGGYALFLKASETMQTQAMWQSVTDPVD
- a CDS encoding DUF3566 domain-containing protein, whose product is MTTTTDESTSQPTMVQEVVPHEKHEVGIRRVKMTISRVDPWSALKLSFLVSVAIGVMIVIATAVLWFVLDSMHVWSQVDGLLKTLNSEALLQLGQFMEFGRVISFSVVVGVIEIVLMTAFGALMALIYNVVAMLVGGLHVTVTDE
- the gyrB gene encoding DNA topoisomerase (ATP-hydrolyzing) subunit B, giving the protein MRGSLRVSEENKTETTHHAGTVAKGTEYNAANITVLEGLEAVRKRPGMYIGSTGERGLHHLVYEVVDNSVDEALAGYASEITVTLLDNGGVKVEDDGRGIPVDIHPTEGVAAVQVVMTVLHAGGKFGNGSYAVSGGLHGVGISVVNALSVRMDTEVRRDGYVWRISYENGVPVAPLEKGEPTDKTGTTQTFWPNPEIFETVDFDFDTLRQRFHQMAFLNKSLKITLVDERETAVVEGDEVTGEDNDVEKKHTSVTYRYDNGLHDYVTYLIKTKKAEPVHAEPIYFEAEDTERVISVEVAMQWTNGYSESLHTFANTINTTEGGTHEEGFRTALTSVINKYARDKNILKEKDANLTGDDIREGLTAVISIKLGEPQFEGQTKTKLGNTEARTFVQQTTYAQLTDWLDMHPNEGKEIIRKALQAQSARLAARKAREATRRKSVLESAAMPGKLKDCTSNNPEECEIFIVEGDSAGGSAVNGRDPNHQAIMPIRGKILNVEKARLDRALSSESIQSLITAFGTGVGEEFDINKLRYHKIVFMADADVDGQHIATLLLTMVYRYMRPLIEHGYIYLAMPPLYRIKWTNADHEYVFSDKERDIRLEEGLAAGKRLPKAEGQGIQRYKGLGEMNDSELWDTTMNPETRTLKRVSIGEAAATDESFSILMGEDVASRRSFIQRNAHDVRFLDI
- the gyrA gene encoding DNA gyrase subunit A, with the translated sequence MTEEIAEYNHGLIKDVDLQREMETSYLDYAMSVIVGRALPDVRDGMKPVHRRVIYAMWDGGYRPDSSFSKSVKIVGDVMGNFHPHGDAAIYETMVRMVQPWNLRYPLVAGQGNFGTAGDLGAAAPRYTEARMAQLAVEMVRDINEDTVDFIPNFDGSVQEPTVLTARFPNLLVNGSEGIAVGMATRIPPHNLREVAEGVQWFLDHPEATREELLEALIERIKGPDFPTGATILGSKGIESMYRTGNGSITQRAVVEVDEINGRQSLVITDLPYQVNPDRLLDKMVEGIKDGRLPGIADIRDETSGRAGQRIVVVLKKDAVAKVVLNNLYKHTQMQNNFPANMLALVDGVPRTLSLDGFVRHWVDHQIEVIRRRTEFRLRKVLERLMILEGLVKALDALDEVIALIRRSPTVDEAREGLMTLLDINEIQADHILAMQLRRLAALERQKILDERDEKMAMRDDYQDILAKPERQRTIVSDELGEIVAKFGDERRTKILPFDGEMSDEDLIPEDDVVITITRSGFVKRTKVSEYRAQHRGGKGIKGTSLREDDIVEHFGITSTHDWQLFFTNQGRVYRIKGYDLPEGARDAKGQHIANMLAFQPGESIASMVSIRSYDQADYLVLATEDGLVKKTRLSDYDSARTGGLIAVKLREREDGTTDRLVAARLLNEGDDVILVSRGGQSLRFTADDETLRPMGRATSGVTGMKFRGDDCLLAMDVVDEGAEVFVVTEGGFAKRTDIEQYRVQGRAGLGIKVANVVESRGDLVGALITHPGDEVMVIMESGKVVRSAVEEVSLTGRNTQGVKFATPDKGDKIISIALNMEKDEEDEDADDITVVEPESATEDDAQAVTEVE